A window of Blastomonas sp. SL216 contains these coding sequences:
- a CDS encoding acylglycerol kinase family protein: protein MTLVALISNPRSTGNKAMLPAVRDYCARNPDIFHYEVEEVHQIADALRAIALVKPRVLVINGGDGTVQATLTELYHGGHFGKTPPAVAVLPNGKTNLIALDLGARGKPLATLDRIVEIARNDLESHIVVRQLIALSDGEDGRPVLGMFMGGAGLAEIILYCRQKIYPLGLPNSVSHFIAAVAGLFTMLFGLTAKFLPITRSALRISYFRKGELNGSFLVVMVTTLEKLLLGSRAESGSSPSGHLKFIAVEHNRAGLTTMLIDTLMGRFGTRRGRGVHLAREDMIRIDSDRTRSRVILDGEIFEASAGKPIILRSTDPVPFLRLAA from the coding sequence ATGACTCTCGTTGCGCTCATTTCCAATCCGCGCTCGACCGGCAACAAGGCGATGTTGCCGGCGGTCCGCGATTATTGCGCGCGCAACCCGGACATTTTCCATTACGAGGTGGAAGAGGTCCACCAGATTGCCGATGCGCTGCGCGCCATCGCGCTGGTCAAGCCGCGCGTGCTGGTGATCAACGGTGGCGACGGCACGGTGCAGGCGACGCTGACCGAGTTGTATCACGGCGGCCATTTCGGCAAGACCCCGCCGGCGGTGGCGGTGCTGCCCAATGGCAAGACCAACCTGATCGCGCTGGACCTGGGCGCACGCGGGAAGCCGCTGGCGACGCTCGACCGGATCGTCGAGATCGCGCGCAACGACCTGGAAAGCCATATCGTCGTGCGCCAGCTGATCGCCTTGTCCGATGGCGAGGATGGTCGTCCGGTGCTGGGCATGTTCATGGGCGGCGCCGGGCTGGCTGAGATCATCCTGTATTGCCGCCAGAAGATCTATCCGCTGGGCCTGCCCAATTCGGTGAGCCATTTCATCGCGGCCGTGGCCGGGCTGTTCACCATGCTGTTCGGCCTGACCGCAAAGTTCCTGCCGATCACGCGTTCGGCGCTGCGCATCTCCTATTTCCGCAAGGGCGAACTCAACGGCAGCTTCCTGGTGGTCATGGTGACGACGCTCGAAAAGCTGCTGCTGGGCAGTCGCGCGGAGAGCGGGTCCTCCCCCAGCGGGCATCTGAAGTTCATCGCGGTCGAGCATAACCGTGCCGGCCTGACGACGATGCTGATCGACACGCTGATGGGCCGGTTCGGCACGCGGCGCGGGCGCGGCGTCCACCTGGCGCGCGAGGACATGATCCGCATCGACAGCGACCGCACGCGCAGCCGGGTGATCCTGGACGGCGAAATCTTCGAGGCAAGCGCAGGCAAGCCGATCATCCTGCGCTCGACCGATCCGGTGCCGTTCCTGCGCCTGGCGGCGTGA
- a CDS encoding SUF system Fe-S cluster assembly regulator produces the protein MRLSSLADYAVVLMSAAARHCGGMRCNARALAEETGLPLPTAQKLVSKLSAAGLIESVRGAGGGFRLSRPPAAITLADIVEAVDGPITITVCSGDHASDCAIEGSCHVRPHWQIVNRTIRAALAGVTLASLGQHVPNPLWPDPRRPEHSLDLKRTVS, from the coding sequence ATGCGCCTGTCCAGTCTAGCCGATTATGCCGTGGTGCTGATGAGCGCTGCTGCGCGCCACTGCGGCGGAATGCGCTGCAATGCGCGGGCGCTGGCCGAGGAAACCGGTCTGCCGTTGCCCACCGCGCAGAAGCTGGTCAGCAAGCTCTCCGCTGCCGGCCTGATCGAATCGGTGCGCGGCGCGGGCGGCGGCTTCCGCCTGTCGCGCCCGCCCGCCGCGATCACGCTCGCCGATATCGTCGAGGCCGTGGACGGCCCGATCACCATCACCGTATGCAGCGGCGACCATGCCAGCGACTGCGCGATCGAGGGCAGCTGCCATGTCCGCCCGCACTGGCAGATCGTCAACCGCACCATCCGCGCGGCGCTGGCCGGGGTGACGCTCGCCAGCCTTGGCCAGCACGTTCCCAATCCTCTTTGGCCAGACCCGCGCCGCCCCGAACACTCACTTGATCTCAAAAGGACCGTTTCGTGA